In a single window of the Coregonus clupeaformis isolate EN_2021a chromosome 10, ASM2061545v1, whole genome shotgun sequence genome:
- the LOC121574640 gene encoding achaete-scute homolog 5-like: MSAAFSHPFVDQRPTYLNRGSSLPYSLSPSNGHYENRPNTHTHSHRLHSGSDPLAHTVPFLLYPTTMDPGGLYEASFRGPGGPNLLPYLSPFHHGHFGVYECPFEPAFIQKRNERERQRVKCVNQGYAKLRDHLPGGASEKRLSKVETLRAAINYIKYLQGLVDGQGNGREVYEGGQVCHSPSSVHCRTEDSDHSNGGSPRSLSDSSSSSAGIDCEESEGSAT; this comes from the coding sequence ATGAGTGCTGCATTCTCCCACCCCTTCGTAGACCAGCGGCCCACCTACCTAAACAGAGGCAGCAGCCTGCCTTATAGTCTGTCTCCCTCTAATGGCCACTATGAGAACCGCCCCAACACCCACACCCACTCCCACCGCCTCCACTCTGGCTCTGACCCTCTGGCCCATACAGTGCCCTTCCTCCTTTACCCAACCACAATGGACCCTGGAGGCCTATATGAAGCCTCGTTCCGGGGCCCTGGAGGCCCCAATCTCCTCCCCTACCTGTCCCCATTCCACCACGGGCACTTTGGGGTGTACGAGTGCCCCTTCGAGCCGGCGTTCATCCAGAAGCGTAACGAGCGGGAGCGTCAGAGGGTGAAGTGTGTGAACCAGGGCTATGCCAAGCTGAGGGACCACCTGCCAGGGGGTGCCAGTGAGAAGAGGCTCAGTAAAGTGGAGACACTGAGGGCAGCAATTAATTATATTAAATACCTGCAGGGGCTGGTGGACGGGCAGGGGAATGGGAGAGAGGTGTATGAGGGGGGACAGGTGTGCCACAGCCCCAGTTCTGTCCACTGTAGGACGGAAGACTCGGACCACAGCAATGGGGGGtcacctcgctctctctcagactcctcctcttcctctgcggGGATAGACTGTGAGGAGTCAGAGGGCTCTGCGACCTAG